The Polynucleobacter sp. HIN7 genomic interval TGCACCACCTTGTTATCCATGGTGCCACCGAGTAAGGGATGGGGGTGAGCAATCAAGGCCAATCCTCGCAACTCAGTATGGGGATTTTGTTTAAGGCTCTCTGGCAAATCAATCGAGAGCTGAATCTGGCCCACTGGGCCAGAAATCGTAATGGTTTGGGTCCGACTGTTCATGCCATGCCTAATCGCTCAATTAAATCATTAAACGTTCGACAGGCTTACCTTGCATCAAATGAGAGTCGATAATTTCTTCTACATCTTCGGTATCGATCATCGAATACCACACACCCTGGGGATAAACTACCATAACGGGGCCGTTCGCACAATGATCTAAACAACCTGCTTTATTCACACGTACCTTACCTGCACCGTTGAGTCCCAATTCTTTGACTCGTTTTTTAGTGAAATCAAACAAGGCTTGGGCATTGTGCCGAGCACAGCAATCATCGCCATTACTCCGCTCATTTAAACAAAAGAATAGGTGGTATTGATAGCTCATCCTAGAAATTATATCGATGGATGACGCTTCTAGCCGAACTCACTGATTTGCGCGTCGGGCGAAATGAATCAACCAAATGAATGCCACTGGCAACCACAGCCAAGACAGCCATTGCATTAAATCGTTGAGATGGGCTAAACGGCTGTGATTCCATCGAGGCAAGCTAATGGTGAAGTAGGGATTATCTGGGAAATAGTTCACTAAAATCATAAGAGCAACTAAAGCGCTGATACAGGCAATGAGCCGAATGCTAGTTGAACAGCGCATAAAAATACTAGCCAGAAGACTACTGAGCACCATCCCCCAAATTGCACCCACACTTAACCACACAAAGCCAAATTCCGACCCAAACTGTAAAGATGTAAATAAGGATTTGATCGTGATCGTGATCGCCAATAATCCTGCAAGTATTGGTAGTTTAGGAATATTGTTGCGAAGTGCTAAAGAAAAGAATAGGCAAACGCCAAACCAACTAAGGCCGGTTACTAAAGCCTCATAAATCGTGTGGTGCATTCCATCCAAACCCCAGCTTGCAACCGGATTGATACCTAGACCTAAAAAGCCCATGCCTAACCATGCACTTTGGGGATAAATTTGTGCGAACGGAAACAAAATGAATAGGGCAACACTTAACCAACGTGTACCAAACCAGTAATCAAAGCGCTTACGCAGTGCAGTTCCAGATAACCAATGTGGGCCTAAAGGTTGAGCTAATAGTGCACCAATTAAGGCACCCATTAAATTAGCGATCCAATCAATTTGTGTCGGTACTCGGGTGGGTAACCAACTTTGTGCACTCTCGATCGCACCCGATAGAAGGGCGCTGAATACTAAGGCAATGGCAATTGCTCGAAATCCTTGCCAGCGAGGATAAAGAGCGAACACCAAAATAAAGCCCAAGGGAATGTATCCCAAGACATTGATCGTCACATCAAATAAGGTAATGTATTTAGGCAGGGGGCCCGACCACCACGCAAATGGATCCAAACCAAACTTCCAATCCACATTAAAAGGGTTTAAACATCCATAGCCAATGAGCAAGACATAAATGATGGCGATTGCCCGAGCCAGCGGCATTGCCTGCAAAGGCCAATGGATACGCTGAGGCACTCTTGGCGTATCAGTAGGTTCTTGAGTAAGGTCTTTTTTGGCTTTGCCTGACATAAGTACCCATTCTATCGAGACCTTTCTACAATAGACAAATGAACTGGAATTGCATTCTTGAGCGCGTTGCTCAAACTGAATCAACCAACGACGATCTCATGGCGCGATGGCGCTCTGGGGCGCTCATCGACCCCATCTCCCGTTTGGCCAAACACCAAACCAAGGGTAAAGGGCGATCTGGGCGACATTGGTTTACAGAGCCAAATGCTTCTTTATCGTTTTCGCTCGCTTATCCCTTTGATCAAACACAACAATCGCTGCATGGGCTAAGTCTTGTTTGCGGACTCGCGGTGATCCAGGGGATCTCCAAGAGTCTTGGGCTTGATGAAATGAGTCTGCGTCAGCACGGTCTTTCACTAAAGTGGCCCAATGACCTTTTGATCAAGGAACGCAAATTAGGTGGGATTCTAATTGAGGGTGGAAAACTGTCGGGCTCCAACCCAAATGAGCAAGTCTGGATGATTATCGGGATCGGCATGAACTTAAGCCATTCCAAATCCTTAGAGAGCGCTGCGCAACTGCCGATTAGCGCTCTCTCAGAACTCAATCACAAGCACATGCCAATAGAGGCTGATTTGGTTTGGCTCGCCATTCTCAACGCTCTGGGCGACTATCTTGAACTCTTTGCCAAAAAAGGATTTGCGCCTTTTCGTTCGCAATGGGATTTTTGGGATGCCTATCGCGATCAACCAGTGAGTATTTCGGAGTCAGGCGTAGTTAAGCAAACAGGCATTGCCCATGGCATTAATGAAGAGGGCGCACTTTTACTGCAAGTGCCTGGTAATAGCGAATTAAAGGCGATCTATGCCGGAGATGTCTCTTTAAGAAAGCATCTATGAGCTCATTCTTACTGATTGATATTGGTAACTCGCGCTTAAAGTGGGCAAGTGTGAATAGCAAACGCAATCCCGTCGAGCGCGATAAAAAATTATGGGATCACTCCGGTGCGATTGATACTAAGTTACTAGGCTCAAAAGAGCACCGTGATGAGCTGGCTCACTACATTCTCAATACCATCCCAACCCCAAGTGCGATTGGTCTTTGCAGTGTGGCGACAGAATCTGCAGTCCAACAGATCAATGAGCTACTTCAGCCCTGGCAACACTGTCCCCAGTTTCGTCTACTCGGAAACTCATCATATCCATCTCTGCGGACGCAATACCAAAACACCCACACCCTGGGTGCCGATCGCTGGGCTGCATTAATTGCTGCACGAGAGCTATCCAATGACAACACCTTAGTGATTAGTGCCGGTACCGCAACAACCATTGATTTTTTGGGTGGTAATGGAATGCACTATGGTGGTTGGATTCTGCCGGGGTTGGGACTCATGCGCCAAAGCCTATTGCAACATACCGCTGGTCTCAATGTAGCGAGTCTTGATCAAGCATCGAGTGGTATCGGATTAGATACTGCAAGCGCGATTGACGAAGGATCGCGGCTAGCCCATTTGGGAGCCATTACACAGGCAATCAATTTTGCTAAAGAGCGCCATCAAGCCGTTACCCGTATATGGATTGATGGTGGTCATGCGAATACCTTATTCGAAGGACTGATTCAAAATCAAATCCCCGCAGAAAAAATGCCGGGTTTGGTACTTCGAGGACTCTGGGCTTGGCTCAATACCCAAGTCGCAAGGAACTAAGAACGAATCTTACCAAGTAGGTTTGTAGTAGAGCGCTCATAAATAAAGGGGATCGCGTATGCTTTTCCACCCCATGCGTTTACAACCTTCGTCTCCTCTAAAGTCTCAATTGCATAGTCTCCGCCTTTGACGTAAATGTCTGGACGGATCTTACGAATCAACTCAACAGGGGTCTGCTCTGAAAATAACACTACCAAATCAACGCTTTCTAATGCCGCCAAGAGGGCCATTCGATCTTCTTGACCATTAATCGGGCGATCAGAACCTTTTCCCAACATTCGCACCGATACATCTGAATTAACGCCCACGACCAAACTGCGGCCAAGCTGGCGGGCTTGCGCCAAGTAACTAACATGCCCCCGGTGCAAAAGATCGAACACGCCGTTTGTAAAAACCATAGGACGAGCCAAGGACTTTAGCTTTTGCTCTAAATCCCCACTAGTGGCACATAGTTTTGCTTCAAAAGCAGGGGGCTTCAAGATTGGCTCTGTCATAAGCCAAATTCTAGATGATTCCAACCCAAAACCCTGTCTGATCCTGAATTAAAGGGGTAATTTTCCCCAAAACACAAAAGAAGGCGGAAGACGGTAGACTTCAAGGTTTCTAGATTAAAAGTGAGGATTCTTGATGAAATGGTTAATCATGATTTCCCTATTTGGTGCAACGACCATGCTAAGTCCAAATGATGCCCACGCCAACCCATCGGCGAATAAGTGCAGCCCCGCTCTGTCACATACCTTTCCAAGGCTGCAGGATGAAATTCCTCAAAGTCTTTGCCAATACCAAGGTAAGGTCATCATGGTCGTGAATACGGCTAGTTTTTGTGGTTTTACCAGCCAATATGAGTCACTTGAGAAAATTTATGCCCGTTATAAAGATCGTGGCTTTGTAATTCTGGGCTTCCCATCAAATGATTTTGGGCAACAGGAGCCGGGGTCGAATAAAGAAATCGCTGAGTTTTGTAAAAATACTTACGATGTAAAATTTCCGATGTTTGCTAAAAGCTCTGTTAGTGGCAAAGAAGCGAATCCCCTCTTCAAGATGTTGATTGCCAAAACGGGCACCACGCCGAAGTGGAATTTTTACAAATACCTGATTGATCGCGACGGTAATATTGTGGATTCCTTTAATAGCCTGACGAAACCCGATAGCAAATCGATTACTTCTGAAATTGAAAAACTATTAAAGTCTAAGGCCTCGTGAACGCTCCCTCTCATCCCTACCCCAAAAAAATTGCAATTGTTGGAGCTGGTATTTCTGGCCTAGGTTGCGCATATGCATTACAAAAAAATGCAGGGGTTCATGTCACGCTGTTTGAGGAGGCATCTCATATTGGTGGACACAGTAACACGGTTGATATCGAAGTTCCAAGTCGTAATGGTGCGATCAAGTGCGCCGTGGATACTGGGTTTTTAGTCTTTAACCGAAAAACCTATCCCCGCCTAACACGTTTATTCGAGGAGCTGCAGGTTCCAATTGCCTTATCGGAAATGACCTTTTCGGTTTCCATTGATCGCTCCCTCGAATGGTCGGGCGATAACGTGAGTACTTTATTTGGGCAACGAAAGAATCTACTTCGCCCAGCGTTTTGGAGAATGGTTGCTGATATCGTACGTTTTAATCGCTTAGCAACTGCGCTAGCAACAAAGCAGGTTAGCGCTGGGCACAGCACCGATCCAAATCAGTTGCAATCAATCGCATCATTTCTGGATGAACATGGTTTTAGTCAATCGTTTCGGGAGTGGTATTTTTTACCAATGATTGGTGCGATCTGGTCGTGCCCCACCCAACAAATGCTCGAATTTCCGATCGAAACGATGGTGCGGTTTTGTCATAACCATGGACTCTTACAGGTCAACAATCGTCCCCAATGGCTAACAGTGAAGGGCGGATCGAAAGAGTATGTGGCAAGACTAATCAACGCTATGCATCCAGAGCGATTCAAGTTAATTCGCGAGTCAGTCAAAAAAGTGAATGTGCCAGACGCACAAAGCCCAGATAAACGCATTGAATTGATTAGCTCTCAGGGAATTCATTATTTTGACGAAGTCATCATGGCTTGCCATAGTGATGAGAGCCTAAAACTACTCCATGGGATTGACGAGTTTGATCGCTCTCTTTTGGCGGCCATCCCCTATCAAGCAAATCGTGCAGTGTTGCACCGCGATGCCAGCCTTTTGCCGAAGACCAAGCGCTGCTGGGCGGCCTGGAACTATAAAACCACTTACGCCAAAAATCAGATCCAATCGGTCAGTGTGGACTATCTCATCAATAAGCTACAGCCACTACCAGCCGCATTGGGTCAAGAACCCATTATTGTGAGTCTTAACCCTCTGGTTGAACCAAAACCTGAATTTGTTTTTAAAGAAATTGCCTATTCACATCCAATTTTTGATGCCAAAGCGATTTCGGCACAAAAGAACCTTTCATTAATTCAAGGCAAAGCGGGAATTTGGTTCTGTGGCGCGTGGACTGGATACGGTTTTCATGAGGACGGTCTTCGCTCGGGAGAATTAGTCGCGGCTGACCTTGTTGCCTCGCTCCATGCTCCGCTTAAGCGCCCGCCATTGCAATCGGCTAACTAATATAAAGATTGGTATTGCAAGCGATGGCGCATCCACTGATTAATTTTGGTCAAGTCAAGCATAGCCGCTTAAGACCGGTAGTCAATCGCTTTAGTTATGGAGTCTTTACATTAAAGATCCCGATGCGAGAGCGCAATCGCAACCCCGAGCTTCTCAAGCAATATGGCATGGGCGATAACCAATGGGCCTTTTACTCGTTTTACGATCGCGATCATGGTCACGGTACGGAAAATTCTTTGGCCTGGGCAGAGTCTCTTTTTGAGCAAGAGGGTATTTCAATTCCTGATGGTGAAATTTGGCTACAAACATTTCCAAGAGTCTTAGGTTACGTTTTTAATCCCGTCAGCTTTTGGATCTACACGGATGCACATCAAGCCATACGAGCGATCTTAGCTGAAGTGAATAACACTTTTGGTGAGCGGCACTGTTACCTGCTTCAAAAAAAAGATGGTGGTGAGATTTTTTCAGGTGAAACACTGATTAGTCATAAAATTTTCCATGTATCGCCATTTTGTGATGTTTCTGGTGAGTATCGGTTTCGGTTTCTTTTTTCCAAAGACAGCCAACGCAAAATAGATTCGGTATGTCGCATTGAGCTTTATACCGATCATCGGCCACTGATCTACACCAGCATTAGCGGTCAAGATTTTCCCCTATCACGCTCTGCTCTAAGCCGCGCGAAGTTGCGCTACCCAATGATGACCTTTGGCGTGATTGCGCGCATTCATTGGCAAGCCCTCAAACTTTGGTTAAAAGGGGTACCATTTCATTCAAAACCAACACCTCCCAGAATTGAAGTGAGTTCATGATTCGCCCCGGACAAACCCTACTTCATAAATTATCGGCATCGCGCACTGAAAAAATCCCGGCAGATGGAAAACTAAGTCTTGCTGCTCGGACCATTGAGCGCCTCTTAAAGCAGTTATCCATCGGTCATCTGGTGATGACTTTTCCAAATGGTGAACAGCGTGAATTTGGCAATCGCACCGACTCCTTACATGCTGAGATTCACTTCCATCGCTGGTCTGCATTCCAAGATATCTTGCGGCATGGTGATATTGGCTTTGCTGAAGGGTATATCCGCGGGGATTGGGACAGCCCCCATCTTGAGAAGTTACTCGATCTTGCCGTTAAGAACCGAAATGTTCTCGAGCGTGCCATCTATGGTAATTGGTTTGGTTCCCTAGTATATCGATTTCGGCATTTTCTAAACCGAAACAATAAGGCGGGCAGCAAAAAGAATATTCATGCGCACTACGATCTAGGCAATGCCTTTTATCGCCTGTGGCTTGATCCCAGCATGACCTATTCGAGCGCTTGGTTTGGGGCTGACTCGAATGCCAGTTTAGAGCTTGCGCAACGGGCAAAATATCGCAATATCCTAAATTCTCTGGCACTTCAACCCAATAGCAAGATTCTAGAGATCGGTTGTGGGTGGGGTGGATTTATGGAAGAAGCAGCCCTTGCCGGTCACCGGGTTACAGGACTCACCCTCTCAACCGAACAGCAGTCATTTGCAATGGACCGCGTCAATCGACAATGGCGCAATCGCCATGAAGTACGACTTCAAGACTATCGGGATTGCAAGGATCAATTTGATGGAATCGCCTCCATTGAAATGTTTGAGGCGGTTGGCGAACAATATTGGCCAATGTATTTTGAAACGATTGCTCGCTGCCTGAAGCAAAATGGCAAAGCATGCATTCAAACGATTGTGATCGCTGAAAACCTGTTTGACCGCTATCGTAAAAGTACAGACTTTATTCAGCAATATATTTTCCCGGGTGGGATGTTGCCATCCCGAGAAGCATTTAAACACTATGCACAACAAGCGGGACTCCAGATCGAATGTGAATTCGCCTTTGGGCATGACTATGCCAAAACCCTTTGTATTTGGTATGAGCACTTTAATCAAAAACTCCCTGAAATCCGAGAGCTTGGGTTTGATGAACCCTTCATTCGGTTATGGAACTTTTATCTGATGTACTGTGCAGCCGGCTTCAAAGAGCAGAATATTGATGTCGTTCAATTCACGCTAAGCCACCAACCGAAATAGGTCAAGCAATGAAGCAACCAGCGATTACTAACTATCAGCAACAACGCGTATGGGTGATTGGGGCATCGAGTGGCATCGGTGAGGCTTGCGTTAAGGCTCTTTTTCAAAAAGGTGCTCGTGTTGCACTATCTAGTCGTCGCGTCGAACGCCTTGAGGCAATTGTGCAGAATCATGCCAAGGATGATTATCTAATTCTGCCTGTTGATGTCATGCGCGAGGCTGATATCCAAGGAGCCTATCAAAAAATAGAGAAAGAATGGGGCGGCATTGATTTACTGCTTTTTGTCTCCGGAATTTATATTCCGATGCGAGC includes:
- a CDS encoding (2Fe-2S) ferredoxin domain-containing protein — its product is MSYQYHLFFCLNERSNGDDCCARHNAQALFDFTKKRVKELGLNGAGKVRVNKAGCLDHCANGPVMVVYPQGVWYSMIDTEDVEEIIDSHLMQGKPVERLMI
- a CDS encoding VanZ family protein: MSGKAKKDLTQEPTDTPRVPQRIHWPLQAMPLARAIAIIYVLLIGYGCLNPFNVDWKFGLDPFAWWSGPLPKYITLFDVTINVLGYIPLGFILVFALYPRWQGFRAIAIALVFSALLSGAIESAQSWLPTRVPTQIDWIANLMGALIGALLAQPLGPHWLSGTALRKRFDYWFGTRWLSVALFILFPFAQIYPQSAWLGMGFLGLGINPVASWGLDGMHHTIYEALVTGLSWFGVCLFFSLALRNNIPKLPILAGLLAITITIKSLFTSLQFGSEFGFVWLSVGAIWGMVLSSLLASIFMRCSTSIRLIACISALVALMILVNYFPDNPYFTISLPRWNHSRLAHLNDLMQWLSWLWLPVAFIWLIHFARRANQ
- a CDS encoding biotin--[acetyl-CoA-carboxylase] ligase, which translates into the protein MNWNCILERVAQTESTNDDLMARWRSGALIDPISRLAKHQTKGKGRSGRHWFTEPNASLSFSLAYPFDQTQQSLHGLSLVCGLAVIQGISKSLGLDEMSLRQHGLSLKWPNDLLIKERKLGGILIEGGKLSGSNPNEQVWMIIGIGMNLSHSKSLESAAQLPISALSELNHKHMPIEADLVWLAILNALGDYLELFAKKGFAPFRSQWDFWDAYRDQPVSISESGVVKQTGIAHGINEEGALLLQVPGNSELKAIYAGDVSLRKHL
- a CDS encoding type III pantothenate kinase — protein: MSSFLLIDIGNSRLKWASVNSKRNPVERDKKLWDHSGAIDTKLLGSKEHRDELAHYILNTIPTPSAIGLCSVATESAVQQINELLQPWQHCPQFRLLGNSSYPSLRTQYQNTHTLGADRWAALIAARELSNDNTLVISAGTATTIDFLGGNGMHYGGWILPGLGLMRQSLLQHTAGLNVASLDQASSGIGLDTASAIDEGSRLAHLGAITQAINFAKERHQAVTRIWIDGGHANTLFEGLIQNQIPAEKMPGLVLRGLWAWLNTQVARN
- the rfaE2 gene encoding D-glycero-beta-D-manno-heptose 1-phosphate adenylyltransferase; translation: MTEPILKPPAFEAKLCATSGDLEQKLKSLARPMVFTNGVFDLLHRGHVSYLAQARQLGRSLVVGVNSDVSVRMLGKGSDRPINGQEDRMALLAALESVDLVVLFSEQTPVELIRKIRPDIYVKGGDYAIETLEETKVVNAWGGKAYAIPFIYERSTTNLLGKIRS
- a CDS encoding glutathione peroxidase, producing the protein MKWLIMISLFGATTMLSPNDAHANPSANKCSPALSHTFPRLQDEIPQSLCQYQGKVIMVVNTASFCGFTSQYESLEKIYARYKDRGFVILGFPSNDFGQQEPGSNKEIAEFCKNTYDVKFPMFAKSSVSGKEANPLFKMLIAKTGTTPKWNFYKYLIDRDGNIVDSFNSLTKPDSKSITSEIEKLLKSKAS
- a CDS encoding NAD(P)/FAD-dependent oxidoreductase — encoded protein: MNAPSHPYPKKIAIVGAGISGLGCAYALQKNAGVHVTLFEEASHIGGHSNTVDIEVPSRNGAIKCAVDTGFLVFNRKTYPRLTRLFEELQVPIALSEMTFSVSIDRSLEWSGDNVSTLFGQRKNLLRPAFWRMVADIVRFNRLATALATKQVSAGHSTDPNQLQSIASFLDEHGFSQSFREWYFLPMIGAIWSCPTQQMLEFPIETMVRFCHNHGLLQVNNRPQWLTVKGGSKEYVARLINAMHPERFKLIRESVKKVNVPDAQSPDKRIELISSQGIHYFDEVIMACHSDESLKLLHGIDEFDRSLLAAIPYQANRAVLHRDASLLPKTKRCWAAWNYKTTYAKNQIQSVSVDYLINKLQPLPAALGQEPIIVSLNPLVEPKPEFVFKEIAYSHPIFDAKAISAQKNLSLIQGKAGIWFCGAWTGYGFHEDGLRSGELVAADLVASLHAPLKRPPLQSAN
- a CDS encoding DUF1365 domain-containing protein — its product is MAHPLINFGQVKHSRLRPVVNRFSYGVFTLKIPMRERNRNPELLKQYGMGDNQWAFYSFYDRDHGHGTENSLAWAESLFEQEGISIPDGEIWLQTFPRVLGYVFNPVSFWIYTDAHQAIRAILAEVNNTFGERHCYLLQKKDGGEIFSGETLISHKIFHVSPFCDVSGEYRFRFLFSKDSQRKIDSVCRIELYTDHRPLIYTSISGQDFPLSRSALSRAKLRYPMMTFGVIARIHWQALKLWLKGVPFHSKPTPPRIEVSS
- a CDS encoding SAM-dependent methyltransferase, which codes for MIRPGQTLLHKLSASRTEKIPADGKLSLAARTIERLLKQLSIGHLVMTFPNGEQREFGNRTDSLHAEIHFHRWSAFQDILRHGDIGFAEGYIRGDWDSPHLEKLLDLAVKNRNVLERAIYGNWFGSLVYRFRHFLNRNNKAGSKKNIHAHYDLGNAFYRLWLDPSMTYSSAWFGADSNASLELAQRAKYRNILNSLALQPNSKILEIGCGWGGFMEEAALAGHRVTGLTLSTEQQSFAMDRVNRQWRNRHEVRLQDYRDCKDQFDGIASIEMFEAVGEQYWPMYFETIARCLKQNGKACIQTIVIAENLFDRYRKSTDFIQQYIFPGGMLPSREAFKHYAQQAGLQIECEFAFGHDYAKTLCIWYEHFNQKLPEIRELGFDEPFIRLWNFYLMYCAAGFKEQNIDVVQFTLSHQPK